One Vigna unguiculata cultivar IT97K-499-35 chromosome 7, ASM411807v1, whole genome shotgun sequence genomic region harbors:
- the LOC114192678 gene encoding GDSL esterase/lipase At5g03610-like, producing the protein MMMGTQKQLCSVLCLSLTLLLLSGEAQSKRIMQYLSPTTLFVFGDSYADTGNLKLSEPCSWKDPYGVTFPEKPSGRFSNGRVLTDYIARYLGLRSPGPYKLWKLMKHQLHNGINFAYGGSGVFDTLVNRPNMTIQISYLEQLIKEGVYTTSSLNKSVAYLSICGNDYTTFMIKDGSTKNYPSFIASMVNQTAMNMRRIHSLGVRKVAVGGIPPLGCLPPFTGLYSYKQCNNTLNNFIAIHNHQLNQAVTKLNQQVKDQSTFLVFDIYESFMSVLNNPSKSNIKEKFKACCDGISIRYICGSVENNVKKYKICDHPESTFFWDGLHPTQAGWLAVYQQLQVTRTFQQIRH; encoded by the exons ATGATGATGGGCACTCAAAAACAACTATGTTCTGTCCTATGTCTTTCTCTAACACTTCTACTTCTCTCAG GTGAGGCTCAATCGAAACGTATTATGCAGTATCTTTCCCCGACAACGTTGTTCGTTTTTGGAGACTCCTACGCTGATACCGGGAACCTGAAATTAAGCGAACCCTGTTCCTGGAAAGACCCTTACGGTGTAACTTTTCCCGAAAAACCATCCGGAAGATTCTCCAACGGTAGAGTTCTCACCGATTACATTG CTAGGTATTTGGGACTGAGATCCCCAGGTCCATATAAATTATGGAAACTGATGAAGCATCAATTGCATAACGGGATAAATTTTGCATATGGTGGAAGTGGTGTGTTTGACACATTGGTGAACAGGCCAAATATGACAATCCAAATCAGTTACCTAGAGCAGTTGATCAAAGAAGGTGTGTACACCACCTCAAGTCTCAATAAATCAGTTGCCTATCTCTCCATTTGTGGAAATGATTACACTACTTTCATGATCAAAGATGGCTCTACTAAG AACTATCCATCATTCATTGCTTCAATGGTTAATCAAACCGCCATGAACATGCGTCGCATCCATAGTTTGGGAGTGAGGAAAGTTGCAGTGGGTGGTATACCCCCTCTTGGATGTCTTCCTCCATTCACAGGTTTATATTCGTATAAACAATGTAATAATACCTTGAACAACTTCATTGCTATTCACAATCACCAATTGAATCAAGCTGTGACCAAGTTGAACCAACAGGTGAAAGATCAATCCACCTTCCTAGTTTTTGATATTTACGAGAGTTTCATGTCAGTGTTGAACAATCCATCGAAGAGTAATATTAAGGAAAAGTTCAAGGCTTGTTGTGATGGGATAAGCATCAGGTACATTTGTGGGAGTGTTGAGAACAATGTTAAGAAATATAAGATCTGCGACCATCCTGAATCAACTTTCTTCTGGGATGGCTTGCACCCAACTCAAGCAGGTTGGCTTGCTGTGTATCAACAGTTGCAAGTCACAAGAACTTTTCAGCAAATCCGGCACTAG
- the LOC114191987 gene encoding zinc finger A20 and AN1 domain-containing stress-associated protein 4-like, whose protein sequence is MAEEHRCETPEGHRLCANNCGFFGSSATMNLCSKCYGAIRLKEQDDASTKSAIETALSSSAKTPLSTAPPAAIDVLLEASPPPPLPAEAAVAVPVQVAVATSSSSSGSAQPNRCAACRKRVGLTGFKCRCGVTFCGTHRYPEKHACGFDFKTVGREEIARANPVIKAEKLRRI, encoded by the coding sequence ATGGCGGAAGAACACCGATGCGAGACTCCGGAAGGTCACCGTCTCTGCGCCAACAACTGCGGCTTCTTCGGTAGCTCTGCTACCATGAACCTCTGCTCCAAATGCTACGGCGCGATCCGTTTGAAGGAGCAGGACGACGCGTCGACCAAATCCGCCATCGAAACCGCGCTCTCTTCCTCCGCGAAGACGCCGCTGTCCACGGCGCCTCCGGCGGCGATTGATGTCCTTCTGGAAGCATCGCCTCCGCCTCCGCTTCCTGCAGAAGCTGCGGTCGCGGTTCCGGTCCAGGTCGCGGTGGCGACGAGTTCTTCATCCTCAGGTTCGGCGCAACCGAACCGGTGTGCCGCGTGTCGGAAGCGCGTGGGGTTGACTGGGTTCAAGTGCAGGTGCGGAGTCACGTTTTGCGGGACCCACAGGTATCCGGAGAAGCACGCGTGCGGGTTCGACTTTAAGACGGTGGGGCGAGAGGAGATTGCTCGGGCTAACCCCGTGATCAAAGCAGAGAAGCTGCGGAGGATATGA